The Trichoderma atroviride chromosome 5, complete sequence genome contains a region encoding:
- a CDS encoding uncharacterized protein (EggNog:ENOG41): MRPDAVAYPLDTSVAPVHQNGCFEIDRVIKSGCVQKRTQKTKNWKSIYLVLRPNGVSLYKDAKEAKLRHQIYLSELSAVAILKDPKHKRKNLFGLFSASRNFHFAAPTPQDAQEWVDLIRKAARLDEEEDEMYFGSPVAPGMSPTAPALESWGNHIDNALSSSPENLTPFDPSAPKFMGGNRRISFTLESSGLSGNEMLSYSDFSDSEVPRSHGVSFENLAVKPIPETPTATDTKPRQAALPGQRPETSARSASQISAVTAEQESERVIWQGSLWMQRTKRGVRQWKSMWGVLRARQLVLYKDESEYAARAIVEVADVVSVVEIDPVNKSKTHCLQIITEEKTYRFCAPDEESLVLFLGAFKSLLTKRRTMEARALATVVVNPPSS; this comes from the exons ATGCGCCCCGACGCAGTCGCTTACCCCCTGGATACGTCGGTCGCTCCCGTGCACCAGAACGGCTGCTTCGAGATCGATCGTGTCATCAAGAGCGGGTGTGTTCAGAAGCGCACCCAAAAGACAAAG AACTGGAAGAGCATTTACCTTGTTCTACGACCGAATGGCGTCTCTTTATACAAGGACGCCAAGGAAGCCAAGCTCCGACACCAGATTTACCTGTCCGAACTTTCTGCCGTCGCCATCCTCAAGGACCCAAAGCACAAGCGCAAGAATCTGTTTGGCCTTTTTTCCGCATCGAGAAACTTTCATTTTGCGGCCCCCACGCCACAGGATGCGCAAGAATGGGTTGACCTGATCCGCAAGGCCGCCAGgcttgacgaagaagaggacgaaatGTACTTTGGCAGCCCCGTGGCGCCTGGCATGTCACCAACCGCGCCGGCTCTCGAGAGCTGGGGCAATCACATTGACAATGCGCTCTCAAGCTCCCCCGAAAACCTGACACCCTTTGACCCTTCTGCGCCCAAATTCATGGGGGGAAACCGTCGCATATCCTTCACGCTGGAGTCGTCTGGCCTATCCGGCAACGAAATGCTCTCGTACTCTGACTTTTCTGACAGCGAGGTTCCACGAAGCCACGGCGTGTCCTTTGAGAACCTCGCTGTCAAACCGATCCCCGAAACCCCGACAGCGACAGACACGAAGCCTCGACAGGCCGCCTTGCCAGGCCAGCGACCAGAAACGTCAGCCCGCTCGGCGAGTCAGATCAGCGCCGTGACGGCCGAGCAGGAATCCGAGCGAGTCATCTGGCAGGGCTCGCTCTGGATGCAGCGGACCAAACGCGGCGTGCGCCAGTGGAAAAGCATGTGGGGAGTGCTGCGCGCGCGACAGCTCGTGCTGTACAAGGACGAATCCGAATATGCGGCGCGGGCCATTGTCGAAGTGGCCGACGTTGTCAGCGTCGTCGAAATCGACCCCgtcaacaagagcaagacgcACTGCCTCCAAATCATCACCGAGGAGAAGACGTACCGCTTCTGCGCTCCCGACGAAGAGTCGCTGGTGCTCTTTCTCGGCGCATTCAAGAGTCTGCTGACCAAGAGGCGGACGATGGAGGCGCGCGCGCTGGCAACCGTCGTGGTCAATCCTCCATCATCATAA
- a CDS encoding uncharacterized protein (EggNog:ENOG41): MATSNSTSAAPKQEPLDALQSLINDVLVQTGKALRASRKDSRGNLTHVPGTSQSKLPETIRLFHNALDELEVEIIEAKSVLLRDLNELQERKKKLLAQTQTTPQQPITIDIPSASPEPKDEPMADSIDVKPMAPFPNMSINLSEADHMDISAKEPNGQQQQQQPPPPGGMNGMSGKASPAFASRLPAGDHKPTLDMLPETTGTIQPPAKTEPSGMNFTNMEFTLAPPSNEASGQTTASSKEPFFDLTTFAPADGGDELLNLNNLLPDQPSAGNNGNNGNNNNNQPSISAAAHSMSIPNANAAAKAEEQKFDTNLNTEFFGNESGAADGMDFDFSLGGSGDDTFDDLMNNRDSNFELMDAGGDFDSAFFGLDKPDETAS, from the exons ATGGCGACGTCCAACTCGACCTCGGCCGCTCCCAAGCAGGAGCCGCTGGACGCCCTGCAGTCTCTCATCAACGATGTT CTCGTGCAAACTGGAAAGGCTCTGCGGGCATCGCGCAAAGACTCTCGGGGGAATCTGACACACGTCCCTGGCACGTCGCAGTCCAAGCTGCCGGAAACTATCAGGCTCTTTCACAACGCGCTGGACGAGCTTGAAGTGGAAATT ATTGAGGCCAAGTCAGTCTTACTCAGAGATCTAAATGAGCTacaagagaggaagaagaagctcttggcTCAGACACAAACCACCCCCCAGCAGCCCATAACCATTGATATCCCATCCGCATCGCCCGAACCCAAGGACGAGCCCATGGCCGACAGCATAGACGTGAAGCCCATGGCGCCATTCCCAAACATGAGCATCAACCTCTCAGAGGCCGACCACATGGACATTTCTGCCAAGGAGCCCAAtggccagcaacagcaacagcaaccacCGCCACCCGGCGGCATGAATGGAATGAGCGGAAAAGCCAGCCCGGCCTTTGCCTCTCGACTGCCCGCTGGAGATCACAAGCCGACTCTGGACATGCTGCCTGAAACCACCGGCACAATCCAACCTCCTGCAAAGACAGAGCCTTCCGGCATGAACTTTACCAACATGGAATTCACCCTCGCACCGCCGAGCAACGAAGCTTCTGGCCAGACGACTGCATCATCCAAGGAACCCTTCTTTGACCTGACTACCTTTGCTCcggctgatggcggcgacgaaCTCTTGAATCTCAACAATCTCTTACCTGACCAGCCATCAGCTggcaacaatggcaacaatggcaacaacaacaacaaccagCCGTCAATCTCAGCCGCCGCCCATAGCATGTCGATccccaacgccaacgccgccgcaAAAGCGGAAGAACAGAAATTCGACACCAACCTCAACACAGAGTTCTTTGGCAACGAGTCCGGAGCCGCTGACGGCATGGACTTTGACTTTAGCCTGGGCGGCTCGGGAGACGACACCTTTGACGACCTGATGAACAACCGCGATAGCAACTTTGAGCTTATGGATGCGGGCGGCGACTTTGACTCTGCCTTTTTTGGGCTTGACAAGCCAGACGAGACTGCATCTTGA